One part of the Hirundo rustica isolate bHirRus1 chromosome 11, bHirRus1.pri.v3, whole genome shotgun sequence genome encodes these proteins:
- the PDP2 gene encoding pyruvate dehydrogenase [acetyl-transferring]-phosphatase 2, mitochondrial has product MSRTVSSWILSSARSSIILQGKGRWYSICIPNRNKIKWKLVFSKTCSYPAGGCSIDRTFSFPKAFRHTSTEEEHFSFQLSPAQINDILRAGELSHRTLDLNGKNANSVLRFESNQLASNSPIEDRRSAATCLQTAGMMFGVFDGHAGAACAQAVSERLLHYIAVSLMPRQSLEEIELAVEAMKPVRPILQRHRHPNDVEYQEIASQYFENLRVYWQHLLDLDSEPGFSLEEAMICAFKRLDSDISLEVQAPQENELMRNIALQVAFSGATACVAHIDGVHLHVANTGDCRAILGVREEDGTWSTLPLTRDHNAYDEFEIRRLKREHPRSEEKTLFVNDRLLGILMPSRAFGDVQLKWSKELQHSILENSCDVEALNIYQYVPPNYHTPPYLTAEPEVTYHKLRSKDKFLVIASDGLWEMLSNEKVVKLVAGHLTELNMQKSPLTFKKPINLGYMHNLLLQRKSKGLASLDQNIATHLIRHAIGSNEYGEVDPEKLAAMLTLPEDLARMYRDDITVTVVYFNSETIEDYYRNHE; this is encoded by the coding sequence ATGTCAAGAACTGTATCATCCTGGATTTTAAGCTCAGCCAGAAGCAGCATTATTTTACAAGGGAAAGGACGTTGGTACTCCATCTGTATCCCAAATAGAAACAAGATCAAATGGAAGCTCGTTTTCTCCAAAACATGTTCCTAccctgctgggggctgcagcatAGACAGAactttctcctttcccaaagCATTCCGACACACTTCCACTgaagaagaacatttttctttccagttgtCTCCGGCACAAATCAACGACATACTCAGAGCAGGTGAGCTATCCCACAGAACACTGGATTTGAATGGCAAGAATGCAAATTCCGTGCTGAGGTTTGAAAGCAACCAGCTGGCCTCCAACAGCCCCATAGAGGACCGGCGGAGCGCGGCCACGTGCTTGCAGACGGCGGGGATGATGTTCGGGGTGTTCGACGGCCACGCGGGCGCCGCCTGCGCCCAGGCCGTGAGCGAGAGGCTGCTGCACTACATCGCCGTGTCCCTCATGCCCCGCCAGAGCCTGGAGGAGATCGAGCTGGCCGTGGAGGCCATGAAACCGGTGCGGCCCATCCTGCAGCGGCACAGGCATCCCAACGACGTGGAGTACCAGGAAATCGCCTCGCAGTACTTTGAGAACCTCCGGGTGTACTGGCAGCACTTGCTGGACCTGGACTCTGAGCCGGGGTTTAGTTTGGAAGAAGCCATGATTTGCGCATTCAAAAGGCTAGACTCGGACATATCACTGGAAGTTCAGGCTCCTCAGGAAAATGAGTTGATGAGAAATATTGCCCTGCAAGTAGCTTTTTCTGGTGCAACGGCCTGTGTAGCTCACATTGACGGTGTTCACCTACACGTGGCAAACACTGGCGATTGCAGAGCGATTTTAGGGGTCCGTGAAGAAGATGGAACGTGGTCTACTCTCCCTCTAACCCGAGACCACAATGCCTACGATGAATTTGAAATTAGAAGATTGAAGAGAGAACATCCTAGATCTGAGGAGAAAACCCTATTTGTGAATGACAGATTACTGGGGATTCTCATGCCCTCCAGAGCTTTTGGAGATGTGCAATTAAAATGGAGTAAAGAACTGCAACACAGCATTCTTGAGAACAGCTGTGATGTTGAGGCTCTAAACATTTATCAGTACGTTCCTCCAAACTACCATACCCCCCCTTATTTAACTGCAGAGCCTGAAGTCACATATCACAAGTTAAGAAGCAAAGATAAGTTTCTTGTTATTGCTTCGGATGGGCTGTGGGAGATGCTGAGTAATGAGAAGGTTGTAAAACTTGTTGCTGGACACCTCACAGAGCTCAACATGCAGAAATCACCGCTGACTTTTAAGAAACCAATTAATTTGGGTTACATGCACAACTTGTTGCTGCAGAGGAAGAGCAAAGGCCTGGCCTCCCTGGACCAGAACATCGCCACCCATCTGATCCGGCACGCGATCGGCAGCAACGAGTACGGCGAGGTGGACCCGGAGAAGCTGGCTGCCATGCTGACCCTGCCCGAGGACCTGGCCAGGATGTACAGGGACGACATCACAGTCACCGTGGTGTACTTCAACTCAGAAACTATTGAGGATTACTACAGGAACCACGAGTAG